TCACGGCCGGTTCCCATCCCCCCCGCTCCTCCGGGGTGGccagggaggaaggaggaggtggCGTGACTCAGTGCGCTTCCCCTGGGGAGGGGAGCGGTCGGGCCACAACGCGGAGCGGGGGCGGAGGAGGAACCGtgactcctcctcctcctcccgggGGAGGCCGCTGGCCGCATGCCCGCCTCGAcggcggaggggggggggggggcggcccgCCGGCATCTGCCGCTTCTGGGGCTTGAGGGGATCGGAGGCGGGGGGAGCGCCGCATCGCAGGGCCCGGCGGGTCGTTGCCGTCGCGGGGGGAAGCGGGTCCTGGCTGACGGGTGCGTGTCCTCGTAGgtaagtgaggaaaaaatggctcGTACAAAGCAGACCGCCCGCAAGTCCACCGGGGGGAAGGCTCCGCGTAAGCAGCTGGCCACTAAGGCGGCCCGGAAAAGCGCTCCCTCTACCGGCGGCGTCAAGAAGCCTCACCGCTACAGGTAAGGCTGCCGGCACGCTGTGCTGCGGCCCGGCTGCCGCTGCCGTGCTCCGCCTGACCGATCCTTCCTATTCCACCCAGGCCGGGCACCGTCGCGCTCCGTGAGATCCGTCGTTACCAGAAATCCACGGAGCTGCTGATCCGCAAGCTGCCCTTCCAGCGGCTGGTCAGGGAAATAGCCCAGGATTTCAAAACGGACTTGAGGTTCCAGAGTGCGGCCATCGGTGCGCTGCAGGTAGTGCTGGTGGCCTGTTGAGGGCTTTGCCGAAAGGCTCTAACGTCGGTTCTAACGTTTCTTCTTGTCCTCTTGGAACAGGAGGCGAGCGAAGCGTATCTGGTGGGTCTGTTTGAAGACACAAACCTGTGCGCCATCCATGCCAAGAGAGTCACCATCATGCCCAAAGATATCCAGTTGGCTCGCAGGATACGGGGAGAGAGAGCTTAAGTGAAGGCTGTTTTTATGGTGTTTTGTAGTAAATTCTGTAAAATactttggttttaatttgtgactttttttgtaagaaattgTTTATAATATGTTGCATTTGTACTTAAGTCATTCCATCTTTCACTCAGGATGAATGCTAAAAGTGACTGTTCACATAAACCTCAGTGATGTGAGCCTTGTTGCTCAGGAGTGACAAGTTGCTAATATGCAGAAGGGATGGGTGATCTTTCTTGCTTCTCATGCATGTTTCTGTATGTTAATGACTTGTTGGGTAGCTAAACTTGTAAGGTACTAGAATTGATATAAATGTGTACAGGGTCCTTTTGCAATAAAACTGGTTATGACTTGATCCAAGTGTTTAACAATTGGGGCTGTTAGTCTGACCATACATCACTGTGATCAAATGTGGACTTTTTCAGAGGGTGAAACTACAACTCTTAACCACAGTGTAACTTACAGTTTCCTAAAACGTAAACCTGGCAGCTATAGAATACACTATGTGCATTTATAATAGCTATTTTATATATTGTAGTgtcaacatttttaaattaaatgttttacatTCACATGCGAGGAGTCTTTGTCATTTGGTTTGTATGGGCTTGGAGAAGCTTATTCCTGGCTCCAGTATGGTAGCAGTAGATGCTTGTGATACTggactgctgctgcagcttagCTTTCTGCCGATGAAGCAGTGCCTCACCCTGGCTCCCCTTGATGTTTATAGGAGGCCTGAGTCAGCTCCTGCTCAGCCaggaggagcagtctgacaggCACAGGCTAGGAGGcagctttcttccctccctctggGGCTCCCTTGGTTGAAGCTTAGCTGCTTAtcagtggcagcagcacaggcccAGCTTCAgaacttctgcttttccccccccctcttCCTTCCACATTGAAGggaagttttgttgttgttttttgcagtGGTGGGACTGGTTTGCCTAAAGTGAATCCAGCAGCATCTGCCCAGGTCAGGGCTGTGAGCGGATGCAGGCTGTGGGAGCGCAGCCCTCCGCCTCTCCCAGCTTCCTGTGGGATCTCAGCCTTGTGACTAAGGGCAAGGCAGCAGCCATGCCAGAGCAAGCAGAAACACTCATTATATAACCAGAGAGCATCCAGGCTGCTAAGCAAATTGCTAGATTCTCATTTCCCATCTAAGCTTTTTTGATGAAACGGGATTAGACGTAAACCTGCACTTGAGGACAACCCTGCAGGCTAGCTGCTGACAGGTCTGGTTTTCTCACTAGTCTCTGGGAACAGCCAGAGTTGTGGCACCGGAAAGCTGCTCAAACTACATCTGGAACAGGTAATTAACATGCAAATTACATTGTTAGGCCAGTTCTTAAGAACAGGCTATGCCAGCAGGGCTAAAGTTGAGACAAAAGTTGCACAGGGAGTAATAGGAGCTAGTCCAGCTTgatttatttcactgcaaaatcCAGACAAAGGGACAAAAATCCAGAAAAGCAGTACTTCATATATGAAGGCACGCAGGAAGTCAGCACTGGCCTCTccctgcaattttattttttttaaagaccagATGCTTTTGCTGCACTTCCTTCCACAGCAATGTCCTGCAAGTATAAGGAAACCTTCCTAGTTCCAGTTTGAGGAGCCAGAGCCTGCATCTTGCACAGCTGGGTCAGCAGAGCCTGAGGAGAGCTGAGCCACAGCCCTCCCTTATCAGACAAACCACTCGGTGTGTTTAAatcctgcagctggagaaacAAACGCTCATTACCACGGGCTCTTACACAACAGCCTCAGCaccccttccttccctgctccaAACACAGGCACTGCTCACCACGTTTATCGCCCGCTAAAAGTGTTTTCAAGTGACTCGAGGTTTTAAGCAGCTATTTTCCTCGCTGCTAAGCTCCACTGCCTCTAAAAGGTGAAGTTAATTCACAGCACTGGGCTGTGGCCAGCAGCACCTCAAGCTGGCTGCCTCAAATCCACCAGCGCTGCTCAGCCACCTGAAAGGCAGGGATGAACGGTGAAGCTGCGTGTGgtgacagcacagcctgctggggGGACACGTGGCAAGGACATCCCACAAGAGCCCTGAGGGGCACCCagcccagggagcagcacagcttgcatTTAGGCAAGTCAAAAATAGAAACTGTAAGTGGTGAGATTTACTGATGCTTGGGCTGGTGTTGGATTGCAGCAGCGGGCTGAGCTCCTGGAGGAGAAGTGTGTTATAAAATAGCATCCCTCGAAAACAAGAGTTGCCTCCAAGTGGAAAACAATGAAACATCTGGGAATGCCTGGAAGCTGTTTTTGAAGATAATGCTCTAGCTGctctaaaggaaagaaataaagaaaaccaacccCAAACTATCAAAGTATCCACTCATCTCAGTGATCTCAACAAAAATTAAGTTAGCTCTTGCATGTGGTGGAATGGAATGGCAACTCTTGGTACTCCACATTTTGCTGTAATTATAGTTGAAGAAATAAAACGTTCCCTCACCAATTCTCTGGATGATTTCCTCACATTCTTGCTCACAACTCGATGCAAACACCAGGCAGTCAAACGTGCTCCCTTTGGGGCTCCCTGAGGAGGCACTAAATATGGAAACAAATGCATCGGCCTGCAATGAGAGCATATCAGAGCAATCCCCCGAGCAGCCACGCtgcctcagccctgtgctcccaATGCCTGCATCCCCACATTGGGTGGGATGCCCAATCTCAGCCCTGTGTCAGCTCAGGGCTCCCTGCTCAGCTGTAGGGAGGGGATCCATGCACAGGGATGCTCACAGGACACAGAATGCAAAGACACTGCTGGTCTTCAGGCAGTGTCCCAC
The genomic region above belongs to Lagopus muta isolate bLagMut1 chromosome 18, bLagMut1 primary, whole genome shotgun sequence and contains:
- the LOC125702228 gene encoding histone H3.3A — translated: MARTKQTARKSTGGKAPRKQLATKAARKSAPSTGGVKKPHRYRPGTVALREIRRYQKSTELLIRKLPFQRLVREIAQDFKTDLRFQSAAIGALQEASEAYLVGLFEDTNLCAIHAKRVTIMPKDIQLARRIRGERA